In the Populus trichocarpa isolate Nisqually-1 chromosome 8, P.trichocarpa_v4.1, whole genome shotgun sequence genome, AAATTTGAGACCAAGCATGAGATTTTTTAGGTGAAGTATAGATGAGTGTTGCAAGTCGATTTTAATACGATCGAGAAAGTTAGGTACTGATAGTGAAAAGtaaaagattgaaattgaattgaatggcatccatccatccatctttTATATTGTACGTATGGATGTAACTAATTTGTCGAATATTTCCTGGATGTTATAATATTCATGCAgtaatgtattaattaataagcTTTCGACGCCAGCATTTGCAAGCCATGAGAGCTGCTAGCTCTTGCCGAATTGATCAcctcacttcttcttctttattattaatttgcaaAGAATAAGTtggaattctttttctttttcttttgtagaaaaataaggttgtatttgattaaaacagaaaaacaaatacaaaaataacatatacatatttatttataaaaacatagatgaagatataaaagcaaatatatttctatatagTTTTATAATGGATCtctatcttttaaaaaacaagaaatacattaaaaaaaatttaaattaatattattcaagtgtttttatataatttaaatgtattaatataaaaaaattaaaacaaatattattttaaaatttttcaattaaaaatatatttttagaaagcACCACATGGCATTATTGAACTTCTTATTACCTGGTGGAACTGTTAATATGAGcattatcaaagaaaaagtattcacataataacaaaattaaaatctaaaactatACGAGAGAATGGATTAGCTTAACACGAGTCGTTTTTCGTAATTGTCTCAagatatctttatttttctgacaaggtttctttttttttatgtatgttaatcttaacaaataaaaactcttAGAAAACATAGAAAATTCCTAATTTCCACACACCTGTGAACTTATTTGACAACGATACTCTGAAGTCTGAAAGTGCCGCTCAGGCAGAGCAGTCAGTCGAGTCAGCCCAACCTTCTTCCATATTTTTATGCAGCTCCAATCTCCTGCTTCGCAGCGCATGTTCAATCTTCATTTCAACGGCCGATATCATCTTCCGCGGCACCCCAGATACCTCCTCTAACCTCCTCAGATCCTGCCACGTTGTAACGGACTTGTCCCCACATGATCTGACCCCGAACCAAAACGACGCTGCTAAGCTCACTCTGAACGGCAAAACCAGTCTCCCAAAGCACAGCGCTATCGCCCGAGTGGCTCTCTGCACCACTAAATTACCATTGAGCCCCAACCTTTCGCACCAATTCACAAAAACACACTCTGACCTCAAATTTCTCGATCTCTTCAACCGCCCCCCGGAAAATCTTGCCGGAATATTGGTGACGCAGCTGGTTTCGACACCTTTTCTTGTGTTCTCAAAGCGCGTCGTTTCGGTGGTTGAAATGCAAGCAGAGGATAAAGTACTGGAACAGGATGAAGAGCAGGAGATGGAGTCCAATTCTTTGTTTTCCGGCGAGCAAGAGAGGCAGGTGACACGGCGAAGAGATGGGGCGGTGCCGGAGAATGAACCTCCTGTGAGAGAATTGCAAGCGGAGCAAATTACACGGCGGAGATGACGGGAAACAACGAAGTTAGCATTATGAACGTTAGAATCACATTCGAAACAAAGAAACGCAGCATCTGAATCGCAGTAGAGACCAGCTTCTCTCTGGCAAAGCTCACAAACTTTAACAGCCATTCTTTATCATCC is a window encoding:
- the LOC7497787 gene encoding B-box zinc finger protein 32, with the translated sequence MAVKVCELCQREAGLYCDSDAAFLCFECDSNVHNANFVVSRHLRRVICSACNSLTGGSFSGTAPSLRRVTCLSCSPENKELDSISCSSSCSSTLSSACISTTETTRFENTRKGVETSCVTNIPARFSGGRLKRSRNLRSECVFVNWCERLGLNGNLVVQRATRAIALCFGRLVLPFRVSLAASFWFGVRSCGDKSVTTWQDLRRLEEVSGVPRKMISAVEMKIEHALRSRRLELHKNMEEGWADSTDCSA